From the bacterium genome, the window TAAATGGGAAATAAATACGATAGTTGCTACAATTTTAGGTGTAGCTCTCCTCTTCGCTTTTATAGTCCTTGGTTGGTTTTTCCCTATAAAGTGGAGCTTTCAGGGGTGGTTGTTTACGCTCTTGATTTTGTATGCCTATAGCGCTTCCCTTTTGCCCGTGAATATAATCCTCCAGCCCAGAGACTACCTCTCTGTTTTCGTCCTTTTCTTCGGGCTTTTGGTAGGCTATATGGGAGTTTTGATAACTCATCCTGTTTTGCGCACCCCATCCTTTGTCAGCTTTCACAGCACACAAGGTTCGCTTTGGCCTATGATGTTTGTCACAATTGCTTGTGGCGCCATATCGGGATTTCATGCTCTTGTTGCAAGTGGAACGACAGCAAAGCAACTAAATAGCGAAAGGGATGCAAAAAAGATTGGTTATGGAGCAATGCTAACGGAAGGTGTTCTTTCGCTCCTTGCGGTTATTTGCGTTTGTGGTGGTTTGTATTGGTGGGGAGGTCCTAAGGATATGGTTTATCCCGAACTAATTAAGGAAGGGAAATGGATTGTGGCTTTTGGGAAAGGTTATGGAGAGGTTACCAAGCCACTGTTGGGCGCTTGGGGGATGTTTATAGGTATTACTATGTTGAAGACTTTTATTGTGACAACCCTTGATACATCTACGAGAATAGCTCGATATATAGGGGAAGAATGGCTTTCCCAGTACCGTGCGTTCAGATTTATGAAAAATAGCTACCTAAATACTGCGGTTGTAATAGGTTTTGCTACCTACTTAGCCCTTGGTCCGTGGCAAAAGCTTTGGCAGGTCTTCGGAGCGTCAAACCAACTCGTCGCAGCTATAGCACTGCTTGTCGTT encodes:
- a CDS encoding carbon starvation protein A, which produces MSGIFLSGLCIIIFALSYRYYGGLLERLFEVDPRKPTPAHYKYDGIDYVPAKNWFVLFGHHFSSIAGAGPILGPAIACAIWGWGPAILWIVLGSIFIGGVHDFSNLMVSIRNDSRSIGDISEKVLGKSVKLVFSLFLWLSLVLVIAVFAATASKTLETTPQIVIPTLGIIPVAILVGLMLYKWEINTIVATILGVALLFAFIVLGWFFPIKWSFQGWLFTLLILYAYSASLLPVNIILQPRDYLSVFVLFFGLLVGYMGVLITHPVLRTPSFVSFHSTQGSLWPMMFVTIACGAISGFHALVASGTTAKQLNSERDAKKIGYGAMLTEGVLSLLAVICVCGGLYWWGGPKDMVYPELIKEGKWIVAFGKGYGEVTKPLLGAWGMFIGITMLKTFIVTTLDTSTRIARYIGEEWLSQYRAFRFMKNSYLNTAVVIGFATYLALGPWQKLWQVFGASNQLVAAIALLVVSTWLLLRRKQSLYTLLPAIFMLLVTISALIIQLMRFISARDIVLSIITFLLIVLATFITEESLRLWITHKVLKNEKER